The genomic segment TGGACGCGAACCAGCTGCTCCTGGCGGTAAAGCAGCTCGCCGCCTGAACCACCTCCAGAGATGCATTGCGGCATCCGCCGCGCTCTGGTACGTCGCCTCCGGCAAATGCACATCGGCGTGATCGGCCTCGGCGCCATCGGCGGCGTCACTGCGCAACGACTGCTGGGGGCCGGGCTCGACGTCGCGCTCGCGGCGGGCCGGCACGCGGCCGAGATGGCCGACAAGTTCCCCCAGGCTCGAATCGGCGCGACCCTTCCCGGATCCGACCCATACGGACTGATCCTGCTTTGCGTCCGCAGCCCGGAGATCGAGACGGCGCTGACCCCCGCCGTGCCCCTCCTCAAGCCGGACGGAGCGGTCGTCTGCCTGCAGAACGGCTTTCCCGAGGAGCGCGTCGCGAAGCTCGTCGGCATGCAGCGCGTGCTGGGCGCCGTCATCGGGTGGTCCGCCACGATGACCGAGCCCGGCGAGTACGTCGTGACGGGAGGGGGCAAGTTCACCCTGGGCGGCGCCTCCCCGCGCCTCGAGCATGCGCGCCTCGTGCTCCAGCACGCCTTCCCGGTGCGCGTCACGAACAACCTCCAGGGCGCGCGCTGGAGCAAGCTGGCGATGAACTGCGCCATGTCGACGCTGGGCGCCGTCAGCGGACTCTCCCTCGGCGAGCTCGCTGCGCGCCGCGAGGTCCGCTCGCTCGCGCTGCGCGTCATCGCCGAAGTCGTCCACGCCGCCCAGGCGCGCTCTGTCCGGATGGAGCCCATCGCCGGCATCCGGCCCGACGCGTTGGTGAAGCTTCCGGCGCCCGTGGCGCACGCCTCGATCTGGCTCGCGGCGCAGCTCCGGCCGTCGCAGAAGTCCGGGATGATCGCCCGCCTGCAGCAGGGCCGTCCCTCCGGCGTGGAGGACCTGAACGCGCTGATCGACGGTTCCCTGAACCGCGCGCTCGTGCGGCAAGTGCAAGAGATTGAAAAGGGCCAACGTCGCATCTCGCCGCAGAACCTGGCGGAGCTTTCGTGAAAGGCTGGCGCGGCGCGTACGTCGCCGCGGCCGTGCTCGTCGTCGCCTACCACTACCGCCTGGCGCTCCCCGGCATCGCGCTGATCAACAACGACTTCCGCAGCCTCTTCATCCCCCTGCGCGCCTGCCTGCAGAACACGCTGCGCGAAGGTTCCTGGCCGTTCTGGCAGCGGGGCATGTTCCTCGGCTATCCGATCCTCGGCGACATCCAGTTCCAGCTCTTCAATCCTTTCACCTGGCTGACGCTGCCGCTGCACCCGGCGCGCGGCATCACGGTGCAGTCGCTGATCGAGCTTTGTCTCTGCAGCGCCGGGATGGCCTTCTGGATGAAGCAGCGCGGCCTGAAAGCGACAGAGGCCGTGTTCGCCGGCGCCGCATTCGCGCTCTGCCTCAAGCAGACGGTCCACCTGCATCACTGGACGTTCGCTTCCTCGACCTGCGCCTGGCCCTGGATGCTGGCCGGCCTCGACGGCTTCGCCGCCACAGGCCGCGCCCGCTTCGCCGTGCTGACGGCGCTCGCCACCGCGGGAACCTGGATCGGGAGCTCGCCGCAGATGGCGTACTTCGGCACCGGCCTCGCCTTCCTCTATGCGCTGGCGCTCGCTCCGGAGCTCCTCCGCCGCAGCCGCGAGCACGCCGCGGTCGGTCTCTGTGCAATTCCCATCGGCGTCGCCTTGGCCGCGCCGCTGCTGCTCCCGGTCCACGAGATGAACGCGCTCGGTCCCCGCGGCGCCGGCGTGACCTACCGATTCGCCGCTTCCTGGAGCTGGCCGGATCGCTCCGTGTGGACGGCGATGCTGCTGCCGCGCGCCTGGGGAGGGCGCCCCGATTTTCGCGGCCCGATGAACTACTGGGAGCTTCAGGGCTACCTGGGCCTGCTTCCCATGGCGCTGCTCTTTGCCACTCCGTTGCGCCAGCGCCGCAACTGGCTGCTGCTCGCCGTCGCCCTTCTCGGTGTCTGGGTCTCCTTCGGCGAACATGCCTGGCTCGATCTGCACCGCTTCGCCGTCCGCTGGGCGCCGGGATACGGCGGCTTTCGCAATCCGACCCGCGCGCTGATGCTGACCGCGTTCTGCGTCGCGGCCCTCGCCGCCGAAGGCCTGGACCGCCTGCGCGAGCAGCCGCGCGCCAGATGGCTGGTGCTCGCCGGGCTCGGCATCGTCGGCATCTGCGTCGCGCTCGCCGCGGCCTTTCCCGCCGGCTACTTCATCCAGGGCTTGCGCGACGACGCGGAGGTGGCGGTCTGGCTGCTCGCCGCATCGGCCGTGTGGGCCTTCTTCGCCCGCGCCGACTGGCGCTGGGCAGCCGTCGCCATTCCGCTCTTCATCGCCGACGTCAAAGTCCAGTGCTGGGACTCTCCGGAGGTCGGGCCGGCTGCCCGCGAGGCGCGCGCACTGGAACCGTTCGCCGAGACTGTGCCGAAGGCGCCCCTACCGCGCCGGGTCGCCGCCGTGCTCGAGTGGGAGGAAGCGAACGCCGTGCTCACGCGCGGCTGGGAAGGCGTCACCGGCTACGGCCCGACGCCCATCGAACGCGTCCTCCGCCTCTTCGAAGCGACTTGGACCGGCGCCATCCGGCCACAAAAGCAGATCAACGAGGACGAGAACTTCCCCCGCTTCCGCACCGACTCGCCGCTGACGCCGCTCTTCGCGGCGCCGTTGCTCGTCGCTGACCGCGAGGCCAGCGTCCCCGCCATCGCCCGCGACGGCGCCGTCCGCCTCTACCGCCTGCCCGCCCTGCCGCGCGTCTTCTGGACGGGCGCATGGCAACAAGCCTCCGACGAACGCTCGTCGTTTCTATTGGCCCAGGCCGCGAGGGGCGCGCTGGCCGTGCTCCCGGAGCCGATCGCGCAACCGTCGGGTCCACCGGGGCCGGCAACAGCCGCCGAGCACGTCGAAGTCCGCGCCAACGAGGTCACCGCGCAGCTCGCCGCGCCCGCCGACGGCCTCGCCGTGGTGCTCGAGCCCTGGTTCCCCGGCTGGAAGCTCACCGTGGACGGCGCACCCGCCCCGCTGCTGCGCGCGAATTTCCTCTTCATGGCGACGCCGCTGAAAGCCGGCGTGCACACGTTGCGCCTCACCTACTTCCCCGCTCGCTTGCTCCCTGGGATCGCCGTCGCCATCCTCGCGGCCGCACTGCTGGTTCTCCTCTGTAAACTCACGATGCACCGCGTTGACACCCGATC from the Deltaproteobacteria bacterium genome contains:
- a CDS encoding YfhO family protein, with the protein product MKGWRGAYVAAAVLVVAYHYRLALPGIALINNDFRSLFIPLRACLQNTLREGSWPFWQRGMFLGYPILGDIQFQLFNPFTWLTLPLHPARGITVQSLIELCLCSAGMAFWMKQRGLKATEAVFAGAAFALCLKQTVHLHHWTFASSTCAWPWMLAGLDGFAATGRARFAVLTALATAGTWIGSSPQMAYFGTGLAFLYALALAPELLRRSREHAAVGLCAIPIGVALAAPLLLPVHEMNALGPRGAGVTYRFAASWSWPDRSVWTAMLLPRAWGGRPDFRGPMNYWELQGYLGLLPMALLFATPLRQRRNWLLLAVALLGVWVSFGEHAWLDLHRFAVRWAPGYGGFRNPTRALMLTAFCVAALAAEGLDRLREQPRARWLVLAGLGIVGICVALAAAFPAGYFIQGLRDDAEVAVWLLAASAVWAFFARADWRWAAVAIPLFIADVKVQCWDSPEVGPAAREARALEPFAETVPKAPLPRRVAAVLEWEEANAVLTRGWEGVTGYGPTPIERVLRLFEATWTGAIRPQKQINEDENFPRFRTDSPLTPLFAAPLLVADREASVPAIARDGAVRLYRLPALPRVFWTGAWQQASDERSSFLLAQAARGALAVLPEPIAQPSGPPGPATAAEHVEVRANEVTAQLAAPADGLAVVLEPWFPGWKLTVDGAPAPLLRANFLFMATPLKAGVHTLRLTYFPARLLPGIAVAILAAALLVLLCKLTMHRVDTRSTGGYFPPP